The Maylandia zebra isolate NMK-2024a linkage group LG7, Mzebra_GT3a, whole genome shotgun sequence genome contains a region encoding:
- the LOC101476157 gene encoding uncharacterized protein LOC101476157 isoform X3 translates to MKLNPREALLYGDCLLTVQLDEDEEKEADFYLIFSGSTQRHVSSTLRVSHVTLQAMCPGHNVCEQVLVTLCLARPDGSVDTHSQQTFSFIQSPEEAESLALKHVSQPHRRTAPQAPCSTHTDVQKGTVTVTDTNRPDTRMDVASFWSSCPAVCEHQQPSSLLQLAASHGLKTAPTFLLQQPAGKEALRRTNTQGSAPACLAKSRGKQPLLELFTHYATLPDVQAEAEETLQVYPKGQVFQYHASVGTYTLTFLLQREGDTGTDSRGRCCLPEEVMELRRLMEGHKSTVSSGFHSLEERTQGDDSAAVSQTSCTSGGLCQREEKGWEHQGTAAARTGRNKKNKKRTAKVTRPAAESSGNQSRESARRPRTATGSGTLSPRQRAVATVTNVGGTQETPSPIRPVLGPGVERKCAGRKVVALPTASVVDKQEDQKQEVELLMRKLVSKTGRDTQSVSAEITVESAADGTVAMGQEQSQDSQTEQEEPSPVGTMEKSPSSDPGASPESTHAERKGRRVLWRDGGWTGSIMGPEAAGKTIWYEEENFGQVSSEDSGRTEVNSQSVWYDSGTTGERIPGQLEQGVTQKRNCDASSPQALGLSSPQLLEQALSAAPSQSHAAGNLPALSHGPHAQRREVQREEEVRSDWEKAGVEGDREEASNRETSFSRRICETAGAEEGGEKLATSKKRRRKKRGKRGGGEAKLSSCSSTESQGHTEIQSESQEATDPGIQSQTQTGRTDDCCLPDSEPARKQEADDDAMHLPGHTEIQARSAHGAGGDVTSSDSGFMAEELSHTEHLTAHSTPVTASHTERRKDSSEDETVSSEFGEADVSTVDIKINTSVQLEATQGRDPGELESQMPAIPVQPAPDNADLEALPPNDDLTVTCTATESGIQIELANSKYPKEFVKQSEDTELREEKPGHCVDPTGTPAGLVESVRPTEAAFVPADDRADVAPLHIQEGSTEITAREYLKHCLAPEMLRGQQHTEKMRHDMWVGVEGGVEERSQSGDEDSATEACSMERGRAVKQNYDEDVVAAAVAVVAVAIASAVVSIEVSQHLLDNMSESQVCAGKEAGTSPSLAKGSGAVGLSTTQCSQLAPQLIARADTENQPAAHSHSHLTNHITSIGQVCAHTAEEAPSAEISCITNRDDQANSDLPSCAEALQLPKQPKEEIQKESLHSKVFTYSPPKEEDNKPLPEVMTAKADGESQSHCQNPLTCPEEGDGQQHFQTREIPDQDGGHSVECRDAEWQDRSEDSECCADLSASHSHTPGKESQPQLVIMPHQSGSALPVIPSNPASLASPTPQETTAPVESAELLSSANGNSLTASHPEADGGTNQREAHDCVCVNLEDGVFEGLDTVEKGEVEKLTVEDASHTGAAEQEQRGWDSAHTLQIQRESHVLCPVQPSLEHNAITPCTDIHTDRGTCVSLCLVQGESAVEDGLNVTPELDDGLIHKPEAPQTGVGHMDSQACGAHSSTSNALMQEAVSPSKAALSVDTSGAVSPQSSTLSWMSETEDRGGGGERGGEVEGGGDEEEKKDQLPETPVSSAVLRTSSRSLSPLRRHSWEPGRTNTAAHMELSQSSPPAPSFSSLKTVSGEVKQAKTPLHRRSMSWCPSNLVFPDQEQIDSRSHSLESLEVGTEVVQDQTQCASISDQEVVAAGRSSQVESLDRGSLASLTEEEQEGDSSSIDSQTSLIVSCPAIFHHPTLTKSISMVTVTQRDVQASGFPPSKRRISFSVSISPLLPKTRRFFSIGSSSSDEEEEGGSVNSFCSHSGSLASSISEDEPGPLQSETEGKGGPKIGRRFSYLRNKMSKKVKDKERRGEGKQESKAREKAPLCPPGSTLCQHSGRLLCNKETFSCNNCGVLVSDRSTESPSVCAKNRIKQAAVPEGVPGSSVNTRSKTTSSTSSLSSRSSSSRWSTVTMPNDHLPMLSPRRNRRTFSPHSNLAKSISISNIPSLDDAALKRLKVLSQSTDSLHQGSKVNASTESLTDEGTEITETQLMEFENDIKDLAADSWSGMVDKKFLKSLKKDEVKRQDVIYELYQTEVHHVRTLKIMSEVYHKGLQKELQLDLQTLNKIFPVLDDLLEFHTEFLSLLLERKRNASTERQKSNNFLICSIGDILVKQFSGCSSVRMTKVYGKFCSRHNEAVSLYKELHAKDKRFQAFVKRTMSSSVVRRLSIPECILLVTQRITKYPVLIQRILQHTKESDKEHGLVSDALRLVKELITAVDNKVNQQEKKQRLKEVYSRTDSKSIMRMKSGQMFAKEDLIRGRKLLHDGALQLKNSAGRLKEVHAMLLTDVLVFLQEKDQKYVFASLDQRSTVISLHKLIVREVANEERGLFLITAGTEKPEMVEVLASSKEERNTWMAIIQDAMQCMEKDKDEGLPSETEEDRRHQENRAKEIRELLQRKDEQIISLLEEKIHIFRELGNCSLSPEDANTSVMERMLFRATPDNVTKGEPVINDAVREVEALHALVSGGFGAAACGPGGLTGGAVGPVCLPRRAETFGGFDSHQMNSSKNGEKEEGEESVDLRRTESDSVLKKGATASLQTLLKRNNELQRSVTRLHELLISLQAVVIQQDSFIEDQRQALSSQLSTTSSRQSISSSSSCSSLSSSTSSRPSSLIEQEKHRSLERQRQEVASLQKQQAAHQEEKRKREREWELKERALADREERLGEEEEQTRRKCWELTEEMQMLQRSKEEYQRDVEWLREAQRRLERDEEALRRDNQKVDANREQLEELQRYQRTPSTNSDDSLRFHSTGSLDLDLKEIAEQAKEVELSSSAPTKEPFLRIGSKRMSKNFNPFSSKAQGAEKESQLPSRLLQLTKSKEKKEKKKKGKGGKDAQTENKGAVMLDSPNDSDFFI, encoded by the exons CTATGCAACGCTCCCAGATGTTCAAGCGGAAGCTGAGGAGACACTGCAGGTTTACCCCAAAGGTCAAGTGTTTCAGTACCATGCCAGTGTAGGTACCTACACCCTAACCTTCCTCCTCCAGAGGGAGGGGGACACAGGGACAgacagcagggggcgctgctgTTTACCAGAGGAAGTGATGGAGCTGAGGAGGCTGATGGAGGGTCACAAATCCACCGTG agTTCAGGCTTCCACTCGCTGGAGGAGAGAACACAAGGGGACGACTCGGCTGCTGTCAGTCAAACATCCTGTACCAGTGGAGGTCTTTGtcaaagagaggaaaaagggTGGGAACACCAGGGCACAGCAGCTGCCCGCACTGGGaggaacaagaaaaacaaaaagagaaccGCCAAAGTCACAAGACCTGCAGCAGAGTCTTCAGGAAACCAGAGCCGAGAAAGTGCACGGAGGCCTCGCACAGCAACAGGAAGTGGAACTCTCTCACCAAGACAACGAGCAGTGGCGACCGTGACTAATGTCGGAGGAACACAAGAAACTCCATCACCCATAAGGCCAGTATTGGGACCAGGTGTTGAAAGGAAGTGTGCTGGCAGGAAGGTGGTTGCCTTGCCTACGGCCAGTGTCGTAGATAAACAGGAAgaccagaaacaggaagtggagcTGCTGATGCGTAAGCTGGTGTCAAAGACAGGAAGAGACACACAAAGTGTCAGCGCAGAAATCACAGTGGAATCAGCTGCAGATGGGACAG TGGCCATGGGTCAGGAGCAGTCCCAGGACAGTCAGACAGAGCAAGAGGAGCCAAGCCCAGTCGGCACTATGGAGAAAAGTCCTTCATCTGACCCGGGAGCCAGCCCCGAGTCCACACATGCTGAAAGGAAAGGCAGGAGAGTGCTATGGCGGGATGGAGGCTGGACCGGAAGCATAATGGGACCAGAAGCAGCCGGAAAAACCATCTGGTATGAGGAAGAAAACTTCGGACAAGTTTCCAGTGAAGATTCCGGGAGAACAGAAGTGAACTCGCAGTCAGTCTGGTACGACAGTGGCACCACGGGTGAGAGAATCCCCGGACAACTGGAGCAAGGAGTGACACAGAAGAGAAACTGCGATGCGAGCTCACCTCAAGCTTTAGGTCTTAGTTCTCCACAGCTGTTAGAGCAGGCTCTGTCTGCAGCTCCTAGTCAGTCACATGCTGCTGGAAACCTGCCAGCGCTGTCACATGGGCCACACGCACAAAGACGGGAAGTGCAGCGAGAGGAGGAAGTTAGGTCAGACTGGGAGAAGGCAGGAGTGGAAGGAGACAGAGAAGAGGCCAGTAACAGAGAGACAAGTTTCAGCAGAAGGATTTGTGAAACAGCAGGCGCTGAAGAGGGAGGAGAAAAACTAGCAACGAGCAAAAAACGCAGGAGAAAGAAGAGGGGGAAGAGAGGAGGTGGAGAAGCCAAACTTAGCTCCTGCTCTAGTACAGAATCTCAGGGTCACACAGAGATTCAGTCAGAAAGCCAAGAAGCAACAGACCCCGGCATCCAGTCACAGACGCAGACTGGGAGGACAGACGATTGCTGCCTCCCTGATTCTGAGCCGGCCCGGAAGCAGGAAGCCGATGACGATGCCATGCACCTACCCGGCCACACGGAGATCCAGGCCCGCAGCGCTCATGGAGCTGGCGGTGATGTTACAAGCTCAGACTCTGGTTTCATGGCTGAAGAGCTCAGTCACACTGAGCATCTGACAGCACACTCCACTCCAGTTACAGcttcacacacagaaagaagaaaggacTCATCGGAGGATGAGACCGTGAGCTCAGAATTCGGTGAAGCAGACGTCAGTACGGTGGAcataaagataaatacaagtgtGCAGCTGGAGGCAACACAAGGACGTGACCCTGGAGAGCTGGAATCACAGATGCCTGCCATTCCTGTCCAGCCAGCACCGGATAATGCTGATCTTGAGGCTCTGCCACCAAACGATGATCTGACCGTTACTTGTACAGCCACAGAGTCTGGGATCCAGATCGAGTTAGCAAACTCCAAGTATCCAAAGGAATTTGTTAAACAGTCGGAGGATACAGAGCTCAGGGAGGAAAAGCCAGGACACTGTGTGGATCCCACAGGAACACCAGCAGgacttgttgaatctgtgcgtCCCACAGAAGCTGCTTTTGTACCAGCTGACGATAGAGCGGATGTTGCTCCCCTTCACATTCAGGAAGGAAGCACTGAGATCACTGCAAGGGAATATTTAAAGCATTGTTTGGCCCCTGAGATGCTGAGAGGTCAGCAGCACACGGAGAAAATGAGACATGACATGTGGGTGGGCGTAGAGGGAGGAGTTGAGGAAAGAAGCCAGAGTGGCGACGAGGACAGTGCCACAGAGGCGTGCTCCATGGAGCGAGGGCGAGCGGTGAAGCAGAACTATGATGAAgatgtggttgctgctgcagtaGCTGTTGTAGCAGTAGCAATAGCATCAGCAGTGGTTAGCATAGAAGTTAGCCAACATTTATTAGACAATATGTCAGAGAGTCAAGTGTGTGCTGGCAAAGAAGCAGGAACCAGTCCATCATTAGCTAAGGGGAGCGGTGCAGTCGGCCTCAGCACGACTCAGTGCTCACAGCTGGCTCCACAGCTGATCGCCAGAGCTGACACAGAAAACCAGCCTGCAGCACACTCTCACTCTCACCTCACTAACCACATCACATCTATAGGACAAGTGTGTGCTCACACAGCAGAGGAAGCACCTTCTGCAGAGATATCTTGTATAACTAACAGAGACGATCAGGCTAACAGTGACCTACCTTCATGTGCTGAAGCTCTTCAGTTACCAAAACAGCCCAAAGAGGAAATTCAAAAAGAAAGTCTGCACAGCAAAGTCTTTACATACTCACCACCTAAAGAAGAAGATAACAAACCTTTGCCAGAGGTGATGACAGCTAAGGCAGACGGAGAGAGCCAGTCCCACTGTCAGAATCCACTGACCTGTCCTGAAGAGGGAGATGGACAGCAGCACTTTCAAACAAGAGAGATCCCCGATCAAGACGGCGGTCACTCTGTGGAGTGCAGAGATGCTGAGTGGCAGGATAGATCAGAAGATAGTGAGTGCTGTGCAGACCTGTCAGcctcacactctcacactccAGGAAAGGAGAGCCAGCCACAGCTGGTTATAATGCCACATCAGAGTGGTTCAGCACTTCCTGTTATCCCCAGTAACCCAGCTTCCCTAGCTAGTCCCACTCCACAGGAAACTACTGCTCCTGTGGAATCAGCTGAACTTCTGTCATCAGCAAATGGCAATAGTCTTACTGCAAGCCATCCTGAAGCTGACGGTGGCACAAACCAAAGAGAAGCTCatgactgtgtctgtgtgaaccTTGAGGATGGTGTATTTGAAGGTCTGGATACGGTGGAGAAAGGAGAAGTGGAGAAGCTCACAGTGGAGGATGCATCCCACACAG GAGCAGCAGAGCAGGAGCAGAGAGGCTGGGACAGCGCACACACTCTGCAG aTCCAGAGAGAAAGCCATGTGCTCTGTCCTGTACAGCCCAGTCTTGAACACAACGCAATAACACCATGTACAG ATATTCACACAGACCGAGGAacgtgtgtgtcactgtgtttgGTGCAGGGAGAGTCGGCGGTGGAAGATGGCCTGAACGTCACTCCTGAGCTGGATGATGGTCTAATTCacaag CCTGAGGCTCCTCAGACTGGTGTTGGGCACATGGACAGCCAGGCCTGTGGCGCCCACTCCTCCACTAGTAATGCACTGATGCAAGAAGCTGTCAGTCCCAGCAAAGCAGCTTTGTCAGTGGACACATCTGGCGCTGTGTCCCCTCAGAGCTCCACACTGTCCTGGATGTCAGAAACGGAGGACAGAG gaggaggaggagaaagaggaggagaggtaGAGGGAGGAGGCgatgaagaagagaaaaaagaccAGCTTCCAGAAACTCCAGTGTCATCAGCCGTCTTGCGCACATCCAGTCGCTCCTTGTCTCCGTTGCGTCGCCATAGCTGGGAGCCGGGCAGGACCAACACAGCCGCACACATGGAGCTCTCACAGAGCAG TCCGCCTGCCCCTTCCTTCAGCTCACTGAAGACCGTTTCAGGAGAGGTGAAACAAGCCAAGACCCCTCTCCACAGAAGAAG TATGAGCTGGTGTCCATCCAACCTGGTTTTTCCTGATCAGGAGCAAATAGACAGCAGAAG CCACAGTCTAGAAAGTCTAGAAGTGGGCACAGAAGTGGTGCAGGACCAGACACAGTGTGCCAGCATCAGTGATCAGGAGGTGGTGGCTGCAGGCAGGAGTTCACAGGTGGAGAGCCTGGACAGGGGGTCTCTGGCCTCCCTAACCGAGGAGGAGCAGGAAGGAGACAGCAGCAGCATTGATAGCCAG ACATCATTGATTGTCAGCTGTCCTGCCATCTTTCATCATCCAACTCTCACCAAATCCATCTCCATGGTCACCGTCACTCAGCGGGACGTACAGG CGAGTGGGTTTCCTCCATCAAAGCGACGAATCAGCTTCTCTGTCAGTATCTCTCCGCTCCTCCCAAAAACTAGACGCTTCTTTTCCATTGGCTCTTCCTCCagtgatgaggaggaggagggaggga GTGTGAACTCATTCTGCAGTCACTCTGGGTCACTGGCATCCAG TATTTCAGAGGATGAGCCAGGTCCCCTGCAGAGCGAAACTGAGGGAAAAGGAGGGCCTAAAATTGGTCGGAGATTCAGCTACCTCCGCAACAAGATGAGCAAGAAAGTCAAG GACaaggagaggaggggggagggTAAGCAAGAGAGCAAAGCACGAGAAAAGGCCCCCCTGTGCCCCCCCGGCTCCACGCTGTGTCAGCACAGCGGCAGACTCCTGTGCAATAAGGAAACGTTCTCCTGCAACA ACTGTGGGGTCCTCGTCAGTGACAGATCCACGGAGAGCCCGTCTGTCTGTGCAAAGAACAGAATAAAG CAAGCGGCGGTGCCAGAAGGCGTTCCTGGGTCGTCTGTTAACACGAGGAGTAAAA CTACATCTTCTACATCATCGCTGTCGTCAAGGTCCTCATCGTCACGTTGGTCAACAGTAACAATGCCCAACGACCACCTTCCTATGCTGTCTCCGAGAAGAAACCGCAGAACCTTCAGCCCTCACAGCAACCTGGCTAAGAGCATCTCCATTAGCAACATACCATC GTTAGACGATGCTGCACTCAAGCGCCTCAAAGTGCTGTCCCAGTCCACCGACTCTCTCCATCAGGGGAGCAAAGTCAACGCTTCAACTGAGTCTCTCACTGATGAAG gtactGAGATCACTGAGACCCAGCTGATGGAGTTTGAAAATGACATTAAAGATCTGGCAGCTGATTCTTGGAGCGGCATGGTGGATAAGAAGTTCTTGAAGTCCCTGAAGAAAGATGAAGTGAAGAGACAAGATGTCATTTATG AGCTGTACCAGACGGAGGTTCACCATGTGAGGACTCTGAAGATTATGTCGGAAGTGTATCACAAAGGCCTTCAGAAGGAGCTGCAGCTTGATCTTCAAACTCTGAACAAG ATTTTCCCTGTTTTGGACGATCTCTTGGAGTTCCACACAGAATTCCTCTCATTGCTcctggagagaaaaagaaatgcatcaACCGAGAGACAGAAAAGCAACAACTTCCTCATCTGCAGCATTGGAGACATCTTAGTTAAACAG ttttcaggctGCAGCTCTGTCCGCATGACAAAAGTTTATGGCAAGTTTTGCAGTCGCCACAACGAAGCCGTCAGTCTGTACAAAGAACTGCACGCCAAAGATAAACGCTTCCAGGCTTTCGTCAAG AGAACAATGAGCAGCAGTGTTGTGCGGCGGCTCAGCATCCCAGAGTGTATTTTGTTGGTGACTCAGAGGATCACCAAATATCCTGTTCTGATCCAGAGGATCCTTCAGCACACCAAAG AGTCAGATAAGGAGCACGGCTTGGTTTCTGACGCGCTGCGCCTTGTGAAGGAGCTGATTACGGCTGTGGATAATAAAGTCAACCAGCAGGAGAAGAAACAGCGCCTGAAGGAGGTGTACAG TCGCACTGACAGTAAGTCCATCATGAGGATGAAGAGTGGTCAGATGTTCGCTAAAGAGGACCTGATCAGAGGGAGGAAGCTGCTGCACGATGGAGCGCTGCAGCTGAAAAACTCTGCAGGAAGACTCAAAG AAGTCCACGCCATGCTCCTGACAGATGTGCTGGTCTTTCTTCAGGAAAAAGACCAGAAATATGTATTTGCCTCATTG GACCAGCGCTCCACGGTCATCTCCTTACACAAACTCATTGTAAGAGAAGTGGCAAATGAGGAGCGAG GTCTGTTTCTGATCACAGCTGGCACAGAAAAGCCAGAAATGGTGGAGGTGTTGGCCAGCAGCAAGGAGGAGCGCAACACATGGATGGCCATTATACAGGACGCTATGCAGTGCAT GGAGAAAGATAAGGATGAGGGACTCCCAAGTGAGACGGAAGAAGACCGGAGACACCAGGAGAACAGAGCAAAGGAGATCCGCG AGCTTCTGCAGAGGAAGGATGAGCAGATTATCAGTCTATTGGAGGAGAAGATACACATCTTTAGAGAGCTGGGTAACTGCAGTCTGTCTCCAGAGGATGCTAACACATCGGTCATGGAGCGGATGTTGTTCAGAGCCACACCTGATAACGTCACCAAAGGAGAGCCGGTCATAAATGATGCTGTGAGAGAAG TGGAGGCCCTGCATGCTTTGGTCAGCGGAGGTTTTGGTGCAGCGGCCTGCGGTCCAGGCGGCCTGACAGGGGGCGCCGTGGGACCAGTCTGCCTGCCCAGACGAGCGGAGACGTTTGGAGGCTTCGACAGTCATCAGATGAACAGCAGCAAGA ATGGAGAAAAGGAAGAGGGCGAGGAGTCAGTGGACCTCCGCAGGACTGAGTCCGACAGCGTGCTGAAGAAG GGAGCCACTGCCAGCCTGCAGACCCTGCTAAAGAGAAACAATGAA CTCCAGCGCAGTGTGACACGTCTCCATGAGCTGCTCATTTCCCTGCAG GCTGTGGTCATCCAGCAGGACTCATTTATTGAGGACCAGAGGCAAGCCCTGAGCAGCCaactcagcaccacctcctcCAGACAGTccatctcttcctcctcctcctgctcctcgcTCTCATCCTCAACTAGCTCGCGCCCCTCCTCCCTCATTGAGCAAGAGAAGCACAGGAGTTTGGAGAGGCAGCGGCAGGAGGTGGCCAGCCTGCAG AAACAGCAGGCTGCACAtcaggaagaaaagaggaaacgagagagagagtgggagctgaaagagagagCTCTGGCAGATCGGGAGGAGAGGCtgggggaggaagaggagcagacgAGGCGGAAATGTTGGGAGCTGACAGAAGAGATGCAGATGTTACAGAGGAGCAAAGAAGAGTACCAGAGAGACGTGGAGTGGCTGAGGGAGGCGCAGAGGAGGCTGGAGAGAGACGAGGAGGCTCTGAGGAGAGACAATCAGAAGGTGGACGCAAATAGagagcag TTGGAGGAGCTTCAGAGGTACCAGCGCACTCCCTCCACAAACTCAGACGACTCCTTAAGGTTCCACAGCACCGGGTCCCTGGATCTGGATTTAAAAGAAATAGCAGAACAAGCCAAAGAG GTGGAGCTCTCATCCTCCGCCCCAACCAAAGAACCTTTCCTCCGCATTGGATCCAAGAGGATGAGCAAAAACTTCAACCCCTTCTCCTCTAAGGCTCAGGGAGCAGAGAAGGAGTCCCAGCTCCCCTCCAGACTACTTCAACTGACCAAATCCAAagagaagaaggagaaaaagaagaaaggaaaaggaGGGAAGGACGCGCAGACAG AAAACAAAGGTGCAGTGATGTTAGATTCTCCAAACGACAGTGACTTCTTCATCTGA